The Tachysurus fulvidraco isolate hzauxx_2018 chromosome 26, HZAU_PFXX_2.0, whole genome shotgun sequence genome segment AGCGTAGCTGCCCAGAAGTTCTGCATCAAACTGCTGATTCCTGAACCGGAGGGCATGAATGAAGTCTATCTGCGCTGTGAAAACGTGAGTGTGACGTTGTTCTATAAATGACCGTCTGTTCGCTTTGTGCTGATGTATTACAAACCCTAAGTGGAACAAactcagatggatggatggatcgcAAACTTGATCGAAATTCAGCAATAGTGTGGTGTAAAACAGTTGAAgagaggaataaaaataaaataaaaaaagctgttttggCATTATTGTAGTAAAACCagaccaaaatatttttgtggGAAAATCTGTCAGCAGAAAATCTGCTCATTATGAAAGTCTATGaggaaatgttaaataaatacagaagcTACCAGGAGCCTACTTCCTCGTGTTTAATATGTCAGCAAGCAAATCTGCTATGCTAATAGCATTTTCCACTTCTTGTAATAGCTAcattgtgtgtatctctgtgcaGGAGCAGCAGTACAGCAAATGGATGGCCGCGTGCCGTTTGGCGTCTAAGGGAAAGACCCTGGCTGACAGCTCTTTCTCTAGTGAAGTCCAGAACATTCAGTCGTTCCTGGCCATGCAGAGGACCACGCCAGGAAACAAGACGGCCCCGAGCGATGAGagcatcaacacacacagcctcgTCTCACCACGCTACCAGAAGAAGTACAAGCCCAAGCAGGTAACACAGCATAGACtcgttggtttgtttttcaatGAGTACTTGTCATCATTTcaagtgcttttattttttgcttccCTTCGTAACGTCCTACCTATTTTTGGATATTGTATTTGTTGACATTTTTTCTCgaccctgtttctctctctttttctagcTGACTCCTCGTATTCTGGAGGCCTATCAGAACGTGGCACAGCTCTCATTAACGGATGCTGTCCATAAGTTTCTGCAGATCTGGCAAGCTTTGCCTGACTTTGGGCTCTCTTATTTTGTAGTCAGGTAAGCCAAGTCGAGAACCTCATTAGAGTTAAAACAAGAGGATGGAGTCAGTTTGACAGTAATGTACcatctccttttttctttatgCAGGTTTAAAGGGTGCCGTAAAGATGAGTTGCTGGGTATCGCCAATAACCGCCTGATCCGCATCGACCTCAGCGAAGACGAAGTGGTGAAGACTTGGCGGTACAACACCATGAGACAGTGGAACGTCAACTGGGACATTAAACAGGTGTGCTGTTCTGTCGCCGGCATCTGCAACAGAGAGTTCTCTCCaagtgtttctttttctcactATGTAATAAATCTCCACTAACAAAAAAATGCTTCAGTCTTCACGTAACTCTTTGTTCTGTTTCAGGTCGCCATCGAGTTCAACGGCAACGTGAACGTGGCCTTCAGCTGCGTGACGGCAGATTGTAAGATCGTACACGAGTACATCGGCGGATACATCTTCATGTCCACGAGAAACCGGGAGCAAAATGACATTCTGAACGAGGAGCTCTTTCACAAACTGACAGGAGGCCATGAAGCGCTTTGAGAGAACAGACACAGTAAAAAATGGAGACTTCAGATAACATCAAAGAAACCGCGTTCTTCCCCGAAAACAGGCCAACGAACGGCCTTAGTTTTACAGCAAGAAAACAGACACTGAGATACATCATCTGCATCTAAAAGCTTACTTTTTTTCTGACCCACTAATGCAGAAACACTATTGTTCCTTGTTTTGGATATACAAGTTAATTCCTGCAGAAAAATATCTATATTATTCTGTCTTTTTGAGGGTCACTTTTTTTGTCATCGGTCCTGTAGCTGTTGAAATTAGTTAAACTtcaataaaactaataaaactaTAAACCCGGATCAGTTTCTATTTAGTAATCTCCTGTCTCAAGATTAACAtcttcttaaagaaaaaaactaaactataaaactggtataaaaaaagagattgAAACAAAAGATCAGTTAGATTAagtgagagtttttttttttctctgtgagGGAACGTGTGAACAGGAACATGCTGTGGTGAAAATGTTGTTTGTTCAGGAAACCACAACGCATCGCAGCACATCCAGGTGCATTAAAATAACACTGCGCCCCCTTGTGTCTTCGTGTAGAGATCACATTTATACACCGACATCTATATACGATACGTCTTTATCCAATCATGTGCCGGTGTGACACCGACATCTGTGACCTATCGTATGTCGTGACCTTAGAGGGCGCTGTTGCTAAAGTGCAGCTTAAAATAGGTCGTCTAGAGAAGTTCGCTACGTAAACAGAGTAAATGCAAAATCTTGCGTAAATCTTGTTGCGAGAACGCGCCAAGCGCCCTGAACGTTACATTCAACGCGCGTGCCGTCGTGCTGCAAAGAAACAGTTGCGTGCGCATTGAACTAAAGactcatttacagtacttaaaaaaacaaagctattcAAATGCGTTTGCATTCTCTGTTTTcatgactgctttttttttaactactctGAAAGgcatttattaattaaggctAAAAAATGTAGTCagatgcttattattattattattattattattattacaaatttgaattaaacaaacttacagcacggTCACCAAATATGATAAGGCATTAGGTTATTAAAAGGATTTGGATCTCAtgtcaacagaaacaaacttacAGATAGAATAGAGGGAGGTAACGGATTCTGATAACCTGTAATGCCTTATCATATTTGGTGAccgtgctgtaagtttgtttaattcaaatttgtaataataataataataataataataataataataataataataatcttattattgtttatttaatatattaaatttttataatttatataaaattaatagtCTAAAGCAAAAGCATTTgaatagctttgtttttttaagtactgtaaatgagtCTTTAGTTCAATGCGCATGCAACTGTTTCTTTGCAGCACGACGGCACGCGCGTTGAATGTAACGTTCAGGGCGCTTGGCGCGTTCTCGCAACAAGATTTACGCAAGATTTTGCATTTACTCTGTTTACGTAGCGAACTTCTCTAGACGACCTATTTTAAGCTGCACTTTAGCAACAGCGCCCTCTAAGGTCACGACATACGATAGGTCACAGATTTCGGTGTCACAAACTCTGATTGAAAAATTTTCCAGAACTTTTATCTGGACTAGTTTTTGATACTTGGTTTATCTTACTGATACTGAATATTTTACGGGATACAAGTAGtacttgtgttgttttttttttttacttgtgaaTAATTTTGTAAGCTATTAGGGTTTCAAAAATATCTGTATATTTACGAtgatttacatataaattaaatcCATTTCAGTTCCAGGTTGCATCAGTACatttttctaccacttatccgaacttctgcgcctatctcaggcgtcatcgggcatcaaggcaggatacaccctggacggagtgtatCCTGCACCAAcggagtgcacacacactcttattcactcacgcaatcacacactatggacaattttccaaacctaccatgcatgtctttggaccaggggaggaaaccggagtacggggagaacatgcaaactccgcatacacaaggcggaggcgggaatcgaaccccgaccctgaaggtgtgagccaaacgtgctaaccactagtTATTACACAgcgaagttgattattttccaatagcACATCTCTTAAAGTGTGGATTAATTCATCCTACATCACAGCAGTAAAGAGCTCCATTTCCAGTGTGCTATGTTAGTAGTGTACCTTAAACCCGCAGAGCTAATTCTAACAAGTTCTTACACAAGACCCCTTTTTTGACTCTACTGTCgatcatactgtacactctcaAACAGACGAACTACACGAAGAGAATTCCCGAAGACATTTTCAACAACAGCAGATTATTTTACTTGGCAACAGATATGTTTGTCTGAGAAAGTGAAGGCTTGTGCTGTGTCAATGCCAGTaagaaagtgtattaaacaaGCTCAGTATGTGATCAGTAACatacggaagcgtattgcattcacttgaggaaaaagaatctactctgtttttctgaattaacgacttaattatctcagaattatgagataatttttcatgaataaaaatgttttgctctttttctgaattaacgacttaattatctcagaattatgagatcatttttcatgaataaaaatgttttgctctatttttctgaattaacgacttaattatctcagaattatgagataatttttcatgaataaaaatgttttgctctatttttctgaattaacgacttaattatctcagaattatgagataatttttcatgaataaaaatgttttgctctttttctgaattaacgacttaattatctcagaattatgagatcatttttcatgaataaacttttttgctgtttttctgaattaacgacttaattatctcaaaattatgagacacatttttttgaaaaacatttttttcactctgtttttatgaattaatgagttaattatctcagaattatgagaataatcttcatgatttttctgaattaacgagatcccttaaacttgaaaggcgggacatgtttacttccatgcaatccacctaaaatagagctcctggcaggattttgagggatcAAGCAGATCAGAATGTTCTTTTCGTCTGAACAGGCACAAAGTCTTGAGGTGTCTGCGCAAAGTTGACACACTAATAACAATACTATTTCTTTTACTTAAAGACAGCAGTATCTCCCAATGTCTCAAActcaaagtaaaataaaaccagtttaaatttatttattcatgaaaaattatctcataattttgagataattaagtcgttaattcagataAACAtagtagatttttttcctcaagtgaatgcaatacgcttccaTAGTAACATGTATTGGGAAGAAACAAACCAGAGATTTTGAACAACCCAACTCAAGTACTTAAATTTACTAAATAGTTAAAGAGCTGCAATagtcagttgtttttttattctttagttCTTCAAATAACCATGTAATGTATATAGAATATGATATTCAAAGACTATTAACCTGTGGCCTCAATGGTGTAGTTGAGAAAATCTAATTTATAAACAGACATCCGCTACAGAAAGTATGTTTGACTTTGGATCCACCATCCTGAGTCATTCAATAGACACGAGCCACAATAGACGCTGGGGACGGAGCTTCATGAGCCTGAGCAGAAATCACCAGACCTaatctatgataccaagaggagatctgaactccatgtgatctttacaccaattcaacatttgtttgactgtatatttgtaatcacaccaccagtgccacccatatgaggttgggttcacacacacacacacacacatacacacacacacacacacacacacacacacatacacacacatacacacacacgcatacacacgcatacacacgcatacacacacacacacacacacacacacacatacacacacacacacatacacacacacacacatacacacacacacacatacacacacacacacacacacacatacacacacacacacgcatacacacgcatacacacacatacacacacacacacatacacatatacacacacacacacacacatatacacacacacacacacacacacaaacacactgtgtgcactatatatatcttgaattttttactatattaattctctatatttctccttatgtttaccttctgttctatgtttatgttctgtaaagctgctttgagacaaagcccattgtaaaaagcgctatacaaataaacttgaattgaattgaatcttgGAGGGAGAAACAAAAAAGCGCTAACCTTAACTAATGCAcctttaacagaaataaaatactgcatatgtacagtgtgtgtgaaagaacaGAAAAGTCCATTTGAGCCACTAGCACAACGTTTGTTCTTGCAGAACGACACAGAGGACGTTAAGAACGACTCGTAACCTCGAACGGGAGCTTCTAAAGATGAAAAATCCGTATTGAATGAATgtgattattcattattattcagaGGTATTTCACACGTGATAACATTACAGATACATGAAGTGAAATGACTATTACACCGAGTTAAAGTGGTTCCACCTTGTGGCATTTAATGAAGACGGTAAATAGAAATTACATGACACTTATGAGAGTGAACTATGTAAATAGGTGAGAACTGAATAGTCGCCACCAACTGATGCCACTACGTAAAAAAAACTGCTCAGGAATAACTCCTTGTTATCGATATATAGTTCATATtactggggaaaaaacactAATAGAAATCTTTCATGTTACAGATCTCTAATCATGGAGGAGATTTTACAGAAAATAGTCTTTAccttaaattaaaatactatGCCACGAGTGTTTCACGGTTTACATTCAGTTctttgaaacattaaaaaaaaaaaaagaaaagaaaagaaaaaagattgaCAGCTGTACACAAATCCAAATTTACATTCTTCTAACAGTTCGACATGGCTTATTTTTTTTACGGACATCCCCatgcagtttttgttttttaaaaattcccCCACAGAGATGCAAGATACCAAGTTTAAAAACATcctttacaaaaagaaaagaaaagaaaaaaaaaagagagagagagaatggtgtatattatatacaaataccAAAGAACAAACATCAGGGTAGCTTTAGCTTGACGTTGCTTGTGCGTAGAATCCACAGGTGGATGTGCTGGTCTGTGATAGAGTTACAAAGTCACTTGATTTGACAAGAGCGTGAGAGacgaagagtttttttttttcctgtgaagTGATTCATCGAGACCCGAAGCGAGGATGAATAACAGGACCGATCGGTAAGACAAGTGATTCAGATCGAAAGAGAAGGTGGATGAATCTGAAGAAGTTCAGAAAAATGAATCCACTTTCTTTGCTCAAACACCGATTTGAGAATCATAAATGGGGACACGAGGACAAATCTGATGGACACATAAGTATGATCACTACACTAAAAGGCagtaacaaattttttttttagtcatctATGATCAGGACAAAAAATGACTCAAGGCTTGGAATGTAGTCTATTAAACGTTGTTGTTCTCCAAGCTTCAGTCCCAGAGGTCGCGTTGTAGTACATCTTTACCACTTGCCCCTCTTGCTCCAGTCTTTTGGTGTAAAATGTAGGCATTTAGGGTCGATACGGAGGTGTCGTTTCTGCATGGCGCGTTCGTGACCTTCTACGATGTCCTCCGAGAGTGTGAGAATGTACTGCCCCTGAAGAAGAGTTCAGAGAAGAGACTGTGTGTTAATTCGATTTTATTTAATGGATGGAgatttagatccctaatgaacaagctaGACATGACAGTGGCAAGGAGACGCACCCTGAGAGAACATGAGAAAGAAACGTAAgactaaggggctttttacacctggtcacttcatgcgttttctgtgatcagatagctatcagatggtaaaaacaccaggtctaaatgccctctgaaacgttttcgagacggatataaatccgatcgttcaaaccccttcaggaggtggtctgggacgcatttcagatgaaactggacaggtgtaaatgaatgtggttgttcaagccacatacatcagcgctatactcctcccaaacggaagtacgtcactcgcgagtgatctttcacccaggtgtctcgtcggGACTTAaacgcactgctgccgccagcgaaaatgcagcaaacagtaaatgctgttttttgtagcataaacgtcgtaacgagttttttcgtcttctttttgattgcgttctgaaaaccgcgtgcaccaaagcgtgttccatatCAATTCCCCCGGAAAtgtggtaaaatatatttgcattttgagcgggagtagaaagatcggattgatatccaactcgccgagacgcatttacatggcctgatgtaaacggaacagttttaaccaatcagatcagagaaaacatgaagtgaccaggtgtaaaaaggcccttagtgACTCGAAAGCAGACCGTCATTAATCTATGAATAAACGCTTCTATACAAATACTACAAAAGGAAACTAGgttatgaataatgaataagaGTCCTGAGATGCACGCAGGACAGTTCTTTTCCCTGGTTTCTATTTAAACAGTGAGTATCGACTAAACTGTGAATAATGAGAAACAAACCATGTTTATGGCTGTACTATCTACTCAGTGTAAATAAGGAGACAAACCAGCAAATGTTTTGTGTCGTATGATATtgtaaagatttttaaatgagTGTTAATGATTACCTTGTAGTAATTGATGAGGTTGAGGTACTGTAGGGTCGATATTACATCCTCTTTCTTTACGCTGGTTATCTCGCTAATTTCACTATGAAGGAAGTAAAGAAAACGCGTCACTCTTTAACGTAAGCAGACGACACGTCTGAACGGGAGGGTTTTAGTATGATCTCAAATTGTACAGCAAATAGAGGAAAACCAGGGCTTACTTGATGGTGATTTGTGGTCTTTCTCCATTATCCGATTTAAGGTCCATGAGGATCTCGAGAATAGTCTGAGACCAATAAGAGCGATAAGATAGCAGGCCCAGATCAGACAGGGGCTTCTCCGGGGTCCCCGTCTTACCTTCAACCTTAGAAAGCTCATAACCTGGGAAATAGACAGATAGAACATGTGGGCAATTTCTTGTACATACTGATAGAGGAGACTAAAGACACCTAATATGATGTGTTAGATTGCAGAGAAATGACTCTGAGGGAGCTGTGATTCGGAATTATGGAATGTAATAAAGACTGGAACTGTAGGAGTAACTGATGGCACTTGGATTGTGAAACTTACTGAACTCGATCAGCAGTTTGCCATAGCCTCTTCTCTGATACGGTGGTAAAGTCAGAATACAGGCCACATTATAATCCTCGGTTGACTCTTTCtcctttaaatattaaaagaaaaatcactaTCACACAACAGctaggcgcaccggattataaggcgcatgcttaAACATacggtctaaaaaaaaaaggtaacggaagcaaaacagtgagtttagttgcactttattctactatttaacaacacacacattattttttaatcaatcttctcccacctCACCTACTTTGTCTTTTTAACTTGGcgcagttctttttttttttgttccctccacttccgaaccatagatacattgatgttgaattctttcagctgctctattcccatttacaaccgtgtaactgatagcctgtagtttgaattgtgcctcgtaagcatcttatttttattggcGGTTGGCAAATCaccttaaggtgcatttaccaccacctactggactggagtgtggagcgcatatgttgttttgcaacataccggtagtatacctaccagaggcgtggcgaaggtaagcgtacgtactgtacgtattacgtaatgttctctgattggtttatcgctgccagtgtacgtagtgtatgtattatgtcTCTGTGTCAGCGGGAACTGGTctgacagtcaatcaagcggagcgcttaccaaagtcgcacaacgacatttttacagattttggaactcggtgcacacataaggtGCACCGGGTTATTATTAGGCGCATGGCCGATTTTtcagaaaatttaaggctcttaggtgtgccttatagtgtggaaaatactgtaatctacttcctcttatttatttagttagtatttatttatttattttaacggTGCTCCTGCTTGGTCAAAGGACAATTAGctagcatcactgtgactgtgCAGCAATTATAATCAGCATTTTTAACGTACCTTAGAAAAGTAGCCAACTATATGGAAGCCTTTGGAGTCATACTCCGTCATTACATAGAAGAGGAAGGGGTCTGTGTCGTAGTACAGGGTTTTGTGGTCCAGAAAGCATTTTGCCAGTAAACATAAGTTCTGTGAATATGTCTACAAAGCGAAAGACAGGAGAATACAATAACTATTAAATATGAAGCAATGAGTTTTGAAATCAGTTGGTGATTAAGACCCAAGTCATGTGAATATCGTCATCGACATCTGTTTTAAATATCAACAACCGATGTGACTGAACAAATCTGGACTGATCAATAGTAAACCAGACGGCAGCAGTTTATGCTGGATTCGTTCTGGTTTGGCTGAGAAAATCTGTCAGTCTTATGTTTCACTTAGTGAGATATTACAAGGCGTCGAAGAAATACAATTACCTTGTTTTTCCTGCCGTCGATCTCAAAGAACGAGATCGTCCCTTTGCGGTAGATTTCATTTCCTGGAGGATGTCGGAGATTGCATTTTGTCTGCTCGCGAAAAAAgcacattaattacattatttaccCAATAACTATGTAAGAAACCACAGACTCGCGCTAAACCTGAGTAAATAAAGTCACGTAAAATAAAGAGTTAAAAGAATTACTCTGACTAAAACTACATGAGTTACAGCCATACAATTAGAATCCGAGTTCTACTACAAACTCCACACGTAAAGGAATAGTATAGATCCAGGAGCTTTcgataataatatatatatataataaacactatTGCGTTGTGGCTGGTGAAGTAAATCTACAAAGCTAAACATGCTTGCAATTTCTTTTActataaacaaatgtttaaacacTTTAGCACACAGAAAGAATAAGAGCGACAGCGAGACAAAACCCCTCATCGATAAAGCTTTTGGTGTATAAACATACCAAATGCCTCTGCAGACACTTTAGGCTCTTGAGGTACTTGAGGCAGAACTCGCAGAGGTAGAGGATGGGCAGCGTGGTTAGCTCCTGCGGGTACGGTGAAAAGTACCAGGGCTTGAGTCGATGGCGGCCCAACTCAATGCAGTCGATGTTCTTCATGCGCGTGATTATATCATCGTGGCTGCGGTCAGAGACCAGACTCCCGGTCATGCGAGGAGCAGTGGGGATACCGTCCGAACTGTCCTGTGAGTCCTGACATGGCACAGTGTGACATCACATATTAATACTCAATACACCATAGGAAACCTGACTCTAAACTCTAAACTCAGATTTAACTCAGAGGCTTAACGCTAAATATCCGACCTGTAGGTTCATGACACAGTTTgacctgaataaataaaatccttttGGGTTCCCGAAACTTTACTTAAAACGaataaactgtttatttccTGTTAGCTCTTGATCATCTTAACCTTAACCCTTAAAGTGAAAACACTTCATTGTGAAAATCCTAAATTCAAGGTTGATGACAGTCAAAGGAGATGAGCAACTGTTCTCTGATGTTAGTGGATCCATCATGTTATTACAGAGCCCTGTTCACTACCCTCTGACTACCACACAGCAAAACAgacaatgataaataaatgagacGGACCTCTCCTGGCGGCAGAAAGACACTGGCACTGCGAGGGCTGTTAAACTGGAATACCTTTATCATCTATTAGAAAAACACAAGGGGTTGCAAAAGGCTTCGGGACACTTGCATTTGAAACAGGAGGAAGAAAGGTTAGAGCATGACAGATTGAACTCTTAAGAGAAACCTCctgcattttctgtttattatccTTAGTCCTTAGCACATGTGTagcatgtgtatgtgaatgaCGACAGataaacactctacacacttcCCCGTAAGGAGAAAAGTCCTGTTTACTCAAAAGTCAATGCGTTCTTATACTTTGTAAATAACCGTTTCATAAATTCATACTTTTGTACGaatcctttatttaaaaaaatatttgtaaatgaatcACAAATCAGTATTTATTCTACTAGATGACTTTTTTCTGAGAGGGAAGACTTTGTGCTTTACCAGTGCAGTAACCACCATGTAAGCATAAATAACAGGATTGTCTTTTAATGCTACggtgttagaaaaaaaataaaataagatgcCACAGGAAAAAATTTGTTTAGCATCTAGGTCACTTTATGGTCTTTGTGAACATAGAATCTGAATCACAGAATCAAATATGTGAATCGAGAGTCAACCTTTTGTCCTTGGTACTGGAaaatgtgtgaatttgtgtgaatTTCCTTAATCAGCCGAATGCTTATTAGTTATTAGATTGAAATttgtttggggggaaaaaaaccctgGAAAATTCCTGTACCATAGAAAAGATATTTTTTAGGCTTTATTCTGAATTGATTCCTTTGTATGTCTGAGTTGAGTCAGGGATCTTGTTAGATCTAGGCAGGTTTTTACAGAGCATGGACAAGAGCAGCTTATCAGTGTGCTTAAGCCTCTACTGGTGTTCGTGGTAACTATTCGACTGTCTAATCTAAACCTAAATTGCATCTGTCCATGGTTATCCTGATGATTTTATAGCGTTTAAACGTTGAGTATAAAAACCAGTGTTGCCAGATGGATGAACATACGTATATAACAAGATATGAAAATGTAATACTCTCTATGATTTAGGTGggggggttaaaaaaaaaaaaaaacacaggaatatGACATATGTTTctgatcaaaaataaacatggcATGCAAACATATGGTATTGGAAAATAAGTTATTAATTTAATAGTTATGCTTGATGAGGAAATAAGAATGGAAGTAAAAAAAGGCTGAAGTCCTGCTTTACCTCATCGGTGCCacagtttttccttttccttccgGGCTGAGACGGAAGGATACGACGCGCTGTGCCATTCTGCTACAAAAGACAACGCACATACACTTTCTTCTtcattggtttttttttgttgttttttttttttttaaagcatttctcTTCATTTGAAATAAGTAATAGTGAAAACTGCAATATGTCACGTCAAAGGTTATGTAAGGGTCCGGACACACTACTCAtttcaaacacaacacagacgATGCAGGATGCTGAAGTAGAGTCAGAGTGAAgggataaacagagagagagagagagagagagagagagagagagagagagagagagagagagagagag includes the following:
- the kat5b gene encoding histone acetyltransferase KAT5b isoform X2, with the translated sequence MTKMADSTPELVEGCRLPVLRKNQENEDEWPLAEILSVKEVPGKKLYYVHYIDFNKRLDEWVTPERLDMKKLQFPKKEAKTPTKNGLSGSRPSSPERDVRKSLDLTVQTASAPSRGKTLPTPKRKAESVSLASQVSVATSVPSLPSSTEVSQASVFPTVRETFTTKSRDEHEHLTSLTTNGTARRILPSQPGRKRKNCGTDEMIKVFQFNSPRSASVFLPPGEDSQDSSDGIPTAPRMTGSLVSDRSHDDIITRMKNIDCIELGRHRLKPWYFSPYPQELTTLPILYLCEFCLKYLKSLKCLQRHLTKCNLRHPPGNEIYRKGTISFFEIDGRKNKTYSQNLCLLAKCFLDHKTLYYDTDPFLFYVMTEYDSKGFHIVGYFSKEKESTEDYNVACILTLPPYQRRGYGKLLIEFSYELSKVEGKTGTPEKPLSDLGLLSYRSYWSQTILEILMDLKSDNGERPQITINEISEITSVKKEDVISTLQYLNLINYYKGQYILTLSEDIVEGHERAMQKRHLRIDPKCLHFTPKDWSKRGKW
- the kat5b gene encoding histone acetyltransferase KAT5b isoform X5 — translated: MTKMADSTPELVEGCRLPVLRKNQENEDEWPLAEILSVKEVPGKKLYYVHYIDFNKRLDEWVTPERLDMKKLQFPKKEAKTPTKNGLSGSRPSSPERDVKRKAESVSLASQVSVATSVPSLPSSTEVSQASVFPTVRETFTTKSRDEHEHLTSLTTQNGTARRILPSQPGRKRKNCGTDEMIKVFQFNSPRSASVFLPPGEDSQDSSDGIPTAPRMTGSLVSDRSHDDIITRMKNIDCIELGRHRLKPWYFSPYPQELTTLPILYLCEFCLKYLKSLKCLQRHLTKCNLRHPPGNEIYRKGTISFFEIDGRKNKTYSQNLCLLAKCFLDHKTLYYDTDPFLFYVMTEYDSKGFHIVGYFSKEKESTEDYNVACILTLPPYQRRGYGKLLIEFSYELSKVEGKTGTPEKPLSDLGLLSYRSYWSQTILEILMDLKSDNGERPQITINEISEITSVKKEDVISTLQYLNLINYYKGQYILTLSEDIVEGHERAMQKRHLRIDPKCLHFTPKDWSKRGKW
- the kat5b gene encoding histone acetyltransferase KAT5b isoform X1 — translated: MTKMADSTPELVEGCRLPVLRKNQENEDEWPLAEILSVKEVPGKKLYYVHYIDFNKRLDEWVTPERLDMKKLQFPKKEAKTPTKNGLSGSRPSSPERDVRKSLDLTVQTASAPSRGKTLPTPKRKAESVSLASQVSVATSVPSLPSSTEVSQASVFPTVRETFTTKSRDEHEHLTSLTTQNGTARRILPSQPGRKRKNCGTDEMIKVFQFNSPRSASVFLPPGEDSQDSSDGIPTAPRMTGSLVSDRSHDDIITRMKNIDCIELGRHRLKPWYFSPYPQELTTLPILYLCEFCLKYLKSLKCLQRHLTKCNLRHPPGNEIYRKGTISFFEIDGRKNKTYSQNLCLLAKCFLDHKTLYYDTDPFLFYVMTEYDSKGFHIVGYFSKEKESTEDYNVACILTLPPYQRRGYGKLLIEFSYELSKVEGKTGTPEKPLSDLGLLSYRSYWSQTILEILMDLKSDNGERPQITINEISEITSVKKEDVISTLQYLNLINYYKGQYILTLSEDIVEGHERAMQKRHLRIDPKCLHFTPKDWSKRGKW
- the kat5b gene encoding histone acetyltransferase KAT5b isoform X4; the encoded protein is MTKMADSTPELVEGCRLPVLRKNQENEDEWPLAEILSVKEVPGKKLYYVHYIDFNKRLDEWVTPERLDMKKLQFPKKEAKTPTKNGLSGSRPSSPERDVRKSLDLTVQTASAPSRGKTLPTPKRKAESVSLASQVSVATSVPSLPSSTEVSQASVFPTVRETFTTKSRDEHEHLTSLTTNGTARRILPSQPGRKRKNCGTDEDSQDSSDGIPTAPRMTGSLVSDRSHDDIITRMKNIDCIELGRHRLKPWYFSPYPQELTTLPILYLCEFCLKYLKSLKCLQRHLTKCNLRHPPGNEIYRKGTISFFEIDGRKNKTYSQNLCLLAKCFLDHKTLYYDTDPFLFYVMTEYDSKGFHIVGYFSKEKESTEDYNVACILTLPPYQRRGYGKLLIEFSYELSKVEGKTGTPEKPLSDLGLLSYRSYWSQTILEILMDLKSDNGERPQITINEISEITSVKKEDVISTLQYLNLINYYKGQYILTLSEDIVEGHERAMQKRHLRIDPKCLHFTPKDWSKRGKW
- the kat5b gene encoding histone acetyltransferase KAT5b isoform X3, which gives rise to MTKMADSTPELVEGCRLPVLRKNQENEDEWPLAEILSVKEVPGKKLYYVHYIDFNKRLDEWVTPERLDMKKLQFPKKEAKTPTKNGLSGSRPSSPERDVRKSLDLTVQTASAPSRGKTLPTPKRKAESVSLASQVSVATSVPSLPSSTEVSQASVFPTVRETFTTKSRDEHEHLTSLTTQNGTARRILPSQPGRKRKNCGTDEDSQDSSDGIPTAPRMTGSLVSDRSHDDIITRMKNIDCIELGRHRLKPWYFSPYPQELTTLPILYLCEFCLKYLKSLKCLQRHLTKCNLRHPPGNEIYRKGTISFFEIDGRKNKTYSQNLCLLAKCFLDHKTLYYDTDPFLFYVMTEYDSKGFHIVGYFSKEKESTEDYNVACILTLPPYQRRGYGKLLIEFSYELSKVEGKTGTPEKPLSDLGLLSYRSYWSQTILEILMDLKSDNGERPQITINEISEITSVKKEDVISTLQYLNLINYYKGQYILTLSEDIVEGHERAMQKRHLRIDPKCLHFTPKDWSKRGKW